In the Staphylococcus condimenti genome, one interval contains:
- a CDS encoding HAD family hydrolase encodes MKYRAVVFDFDGTIIDTEQHLFDTINRHLEMHGKSPISLDYYRASIGGAASELHTYLENEIGKKETKALYDDHHTNSTHLPMIENVRKLMESLEKKSIPMAIATSSSRSNIQPALESLNLPERMSVIVGREDVDEVKPAPDLYLKAVQGLNLNPISCLAIEDSVNGATAAEAAGLGVVVNTNAMTELMDFDGLQLAGKNMTADQIDTEFFN; translated from the coding sequence ATGAAATATAGAGCAGTTGTATTCGACTTTGATGGGACAATTATTGATACAGAACAACATCTATTCGATACAATTAATAGACATTTAGAAATGCATGGGAAGTCGCCTATTTCTCTTGATTATTATCGTGCATCTATCGGTGGTGCCGCTTCTGAATTGCATACATATTTAGAAAATGAAATTGGAAAAAAAGAAACAAAAGCACTATATGATGACCATCATACAAACAGCACCCACTTACCTATGATTGAAAACGTTCGAAAGTTGATGGAAAGTCTCGAAAAGAAAAGTATTCCAATGGCAATAGCTACAAGCAGCAGTCGTTCTAATATACAACCGGCTTTAGAGTCTTTGAATCTACCAGAGCGAATGTCAGTGATTGTTGGAAGAGAAGATGTGGATGAAGTAAAACCAGCACCGGATTTATATTTGAAAGCAGTACAAGGTTTGAATTTAAATCCTATCAGCTGCTTAGCAATTGAAGATTCAGTGAATGGTGCAACAGCAGCTGAAGCAGCAGGACTTGGCGTTGTTGTTAACACAAATGCTATGACAGAATTAATGGATTTTGATGGACTGCAATTAGCAGGTAAGAATATGACTGCTGACCAAATAGATACTGAATTTTTTAATTAA
- a CDS encoding MurR/RpiR family transcriptional regulator — translation MTNILYKLESKYPSLTKSEKKIADYILRRPQQIVDMTTHTLADRTSTSPSSVVRFGYKITDGGFQELKTEVSKYMSARTKPRQLELQSNESLDTIKRKMLSRTTQTLCKVSDAVDENDIDKVCARLKQARTVFIFGFGASYVAARDLFQKFSRVGINVHCIEGVHTLINVIATHDARDCLFIISNSGEHNELEAIARVASDYHLYLISLMGNKENPITNYTDIDLIYGETDESEVRMAATTSLTAQLFMINVLYYRYLSLDFSNSLDLVTQSKMALNNYKKHLSNIEFEH, via the coding sequence ATGACAAACATTTTATATAAGTTAGAATCTAAATACCCTTCTCTCACAAAAAGCGAGAAGAAAATAGCAGACTATATTTTGCGGCGTCCGCAACAAATTGTAGATATGACAACACATACACTTGCTGATCGAACAAGTACAAGCCCTTCGTCTGTTGTACGATTCGGATATAAAATTACAGATGGCGGCTTTCAAGAATTGAAAACGGAAGTTTCAAAATATATGTCTGCCCGCACAAAACCACGTCAACTTGAATTACAATCTAATGAATCACTCGATACAATTAAACGCAAAATGTTATCACGTACAACCCAAACATTGTGCAAAGTATCTGATGCAGTAGATGAAAATGACATTGATAAAGTTTGTGCCAGATTAAAACAAGCACGTACCGTTTTTATTTTTGGTTTCGGGGCTTCATACGTTGCAGCGAGAGATTTATTTCAAAAATTCTCTCGTGTTGGGATTAATGTTCATTGCATTGAAGGTGTGCATACATTAATTAATGTTATTGCCACACATGATGCAAGAGATTGTCTCTTTATCATTTCAAATAGCGGGGAACATAATGAATTAGAAGCCATTGCAAGAGTCGCATCAGACTATCATCTCTATTTGATTTCACTTATGGGTAATAAAGAAAATCCTATCACAAATTATACTGATATTGATTTGATTTATGGAGAAACAGATGAAAGTGAAGTACGTATGGCAGCGACCACATCACTTACTGCACAATTATTCATGATTAATGTTCTGTATTATCGCTATCTTTCATTGGATTTTTCAAATTCTCTGGATTTAGTCACTCAGTCAAAAATGGCTTTAAATAATTACAAAAAACATTTATCTAATATTGAATTTGAGCATTAA
- a CDS encoding CPBP family intramembrane glutamic endopeptidase, whose translation MVLRKDKPAWRDLWLLPIALVGIFIFSAIEILVALNFHAPFNEDTLNGAGAIGQMLSYIVVLTVFYYFHYQEMPGRLRAGFVYIKKHWLFLVIVLLIVMGLESLYNQLMAMLPEGIGFKETQNEESLDVLFKNPAFLPLSFLFVVILAPVVEELFFRNVIIGELGKKFNYIVMGIISAVAFAGMHVIGATSPFEFGSYFIIAVALVYVYFKSGKNTGATIFIHMANNFVSFIVTAFFN comes from the coding sequence ATGGTTTTAAGAAAAGATAAACCTGCATGGAGAGATTTATGGCTGCTGCCCATTGCACTTGTAGGGATATTTATATTCTCTGCAATTGAGATACTTGTAGCTTTAAACTTCCATGCACCATTTAATGAAGACACACTGAACGGCGCAGGTGCCATTGGACAAATGCTGAGTTACATAGTTGTTTTAACTGTTTTTTATTATTTTCATTATCAAGAAATGCCTGGTCGTTTACGCGCAGGATTTGTATATATTAAAAAACATTGGTTGTTTTTAGTGATTGTACTCCTCATCGTTATGGGATTAGAATCATTATATAATCAGCTAATGGCCATGCTGCCTGAAGGTATCGGATTTAAAGAAACTCAAAATGAAGAAAGTTTAGATGTACTTTTTAAAAACCCTGCTTTTTTACCATTGAGTTTTTTATTTGTAGTCATATTGGCGCCAGTAGTAGAAGAACTGTTCTTTAGAAATGTAATTATTGGCGAATTAGGAAAGAAATTTAATTATATTGTGATGGGTATTATTTCTGCTGTTGCATTTGCTGGTATGCATGTGATTGGTGCAACTTCGCCATTTGAATTTGGCTCATACTTTATTATCGCAGTTGCATTAGTATATGTATACTTCAAATCAGGTAAAAATACAGGCGCAACAATATTTATCCATATGGCTAATAATTTTGTTTCATTTATCGTTACTGCATTTTTTAACTGA
- a CDS encoding GNAT family N-acetyltransferase, translating to MEVKHGTNKFYIGENEDNFKAQMTYVPTNPEMFIIDHTEVSDELRGQGAGYKMVEAAVNYARETNKKIVPLCPFAKSVFDKTPEYADVLKK from the coding sequence GTGGAAGTTAAACATGGTACGAATAAGTTTTACATTGGAGAAAATGAAGATAATTTTAAAGCACAAATGACTTATGTTCCTACAAATCCGGAAATGTTCATTATCGATCATACTGAAGTCTCAGATGAATTACGCGGACAAGGTGCGGGTTATAAAATGGTTGAAGCTGCAGTAAATTATGCTAGAGAAACAAATAAAAAAATTGTGCCTTTATGTCCGTTTGCGAAAAGTGTATTTGATAAAACACCTGAATATGCAGATGTGTTAAAGAAATAG
- the glpT gene encoding glycerol-3-phosphate transporter: MFNFLKPPSPRKPLPSDEVDNTYKKLRFQVFLGIFIGYTGYYLLRKNFSLAMPDLIDQGFSKGELGIALSAVSIAYGFSKFVMGMVSDRSNARVFLSLGLILTAIVNLLLGFVPFFTSGILIMFIMLFLNGWFQGMGWPPSGRVLVHWYSVSERGGKTALWNVAHNVGGGLMAPIATWGISMTALYNFGYLKGFEGAFIYPAVFAIVIAIISFFLIRDTPQSQGLPPIEVYRDDYPNASKETMETELTTKEILFKYVLNNKWVWAIAFANIFVYFVRYGVLDWAPVYLSEEKHFDMKESGWAYFLYEWAGIPGTLLCGWLSDKLFKGRRGPAGFFFMLGVTIFVLIYWLNPAGNPWIDNLSLVAIGFLIYGPVMLIGLQALDYVPKKAAGTAAGLTGLFGYLFGAVMANIVLGFVVDHFGWDVGFILLTIISLLAMFSFILTWNKRGQETV, translated from the coding sequence ATGTTTAATTTTTTAAAGCCCCCTTCTCCCCGGAAACCTTTACCGAGTGATGAAGTGGACAATACATATAAAAAATTAAGGTTTCAAGTGTTTTTAGGGATTTTTATCGGTTATACAGGATATTATTTGCTGCGTAAAAACTTTTCATTAGCAATGCCAGATCTAATTGACCAAGGATTCAGCAAAGGTGAGTTAGGTATTGCACTATCTGCTGTTTCCATTGCTTATGGTTTCAGTAAATTTGTAATGGGGATGGTCAGTGACAGGAGTAATGCGCGTGTGTTCTTAAGCCTCGGCTTAATTTTAACTGCCATCGTCAATTTACTTCTTGGTTTTGTACCGTTCTTTACATCTGGAATTCTGATTATGTTTATCATGCTCTTCTTAAATGGATGGTTCCAAGGCATGGGCTGGCCGCCATCTGGACGTGTCTTAGTGCATTGGTACAGCGTAAGTGAGCGTGGCGGTAAAACTGCTTTATGGAATGTTGCACATAATGTCGGCGGCGGTTTAATGGCTCCGATTGCAACATGGGGTATTTCTATGACTGCACTTTATAATTTCGGCTACTTAAAAGGCTTTGAAGGTGCATTTATCTATCCTGCTGTATTCGCAATTGTTATTGCTATTATTTCTTTCTTTTTAATTAGAGATACACCTCAATCTCAAGGTCTTCCTCCTATTGAAGTATATCGCGATGATTATCCGAATGCGTCAAAAGAAACAATGGAAACAGAGTTGACGACAAAAGAAATATTATTCAAATATGTCTTGAATAACAAATGGGTGTGGGCTATTGCATTTGCAAATATTTTTGTCTACTTTGTACGATACGGAGTATTGGATTGGGCGCCAGTCTACTTAAGCGAAGAAAAACATTTTGACATGAAAGAATCAGGATGGGCATACTTCTTGTACGAATGGGCTGGTATTCCTGGAACATTATTATGCGGATGGCTATCTGATAAGTTATTCAAAGGACGACGTGGCCCTGCAGGTTTCTTCTTTATGTTAGGTGTAACTATTTTCGTGCTAATTTATTGGTTGAATCCAGCTGGTAACCCTTGGATTGACAATCTTTCATTAGTTGCTATCGGTTTCTTAATCTATGGTCCTGTTATGCTGATTGGTTTACAGGCACTTGATTATGTACCGAAAAAAGCGGCTGGAACTGCGGCTGGTTTAACTGGATTATTTGGTTATCTATTTGGTGCAGTGATGGCAAATATTGTACTTGGGTTTGTTGTTGATCACTTTGGCTGGGATGTGGGCTTTATTTTATTAACAATTATTAGCTTACTTGCAATGTTCAGCTTTATTTTAACTTGGAACAAACGCGGACAAGAAACAGTATAA
- a CDS encoding helix-turn-helix transcriptional regulator: MNKVERQNKLIQFIESNDQLTAAQLAKKLEVSKRTILRDIQDLENQGVQIIAKQGVLGGYRIQPDHSPIKLELTEDQMLALFMTLNESQSYTKLPYHKEIQQLIKKCLNQPATHIRRILKRMDRYIKFESNPNEALPHTFSDLLIYCAERNVMLAEYELNGTLEKENVIFIGLICRKADWNVVIFDIGRGNTKEISIADIKDISYSFQKTVKTHDISIYNYQKFLNPTDSTN, encoded by the coding sequence ATGAATAAAGTTGAACGCCAAAATAAATTAATTCAATTTATTGAATCGAACGACCAATTAACTGCTGCACAACTTGCGAAAAAATTAGAAGTTTCTAAGCGAACAATTTTACGTGATATACAAGACCTGGAAAACCAAGGAGTTCAAATCATCGCAAAGCAAGGCGTACTTGGCGGATATCGCATTCAACCAGATCATTCACCCATCAAACTAGAATTGACCGAAGACCAAATGCTCGCTTTATTTATGACATTAAACGAAAGTCAGTCATACACAAAATTGCCTTACCACAAAGAAATCCAGCAACTTATCAAAAAATGTTTAAATCAACCAGCCACCCATATTCGTCGAATTTTAAAACGCATGGATCGATATATTAAATTCGAATCCAACCCTAACGAAGCCTTGCCGCATACTTTTTCTGATTTACTTATTTATTGTGCCGAACGTAATGTCATGTTGGCAGAATATGAATTGAATGGAACATTAGAAAAAGAAAATGTTATTTTTATTGGATTAATATGTCGCAAAGCAGACTGGAATGTCGTTATCTTTGATATCGGCCGAGGCAATACCAAAGAAATTTCAATTGCAGATATTAAAGATATTTCTTATTCTTTCCAAAAAACAGTTAAAACACATGACATCTCGATTTATAACTACCAGAAATTTTTAAATCCAACTGATTCTACAAACTGA
- a CDS encoding inositol monophosphatase family protein, producing the protein MNKTERIHLDKEIRQWMKGLDDIIPQLIADMRTETKANQFDLVTNVDHMIQDKFEVFLQTHYPTHQLFAEEKNNDLIDAKHGDVWIMDPIDGTANLVKQQTDYCIILSYFSEGEAQLSYIYDYPRKVLYKAIKDVGAFENEVPMPMVVERDIKDLILSYNIYVLNETTLNDLKEAAFSYRLIGSCGLDSVRVIKGQFGAHINTNSKPWDISAQFLFAEELGLKMTNLDGGPIDFSKAGPFIISNPGCHEAVLNILNEKGGYQADFINKT; encoded by the coding sequence TTGAATAAAACAGAACGCATTCATCTTGATAAAGAAATTAGACAGTGGATGAAAGGGTTAGATGATATTATCCCACAATTGATAGCGGATATGCGTACAGAGACAAAGGCGAATCAATTTGATTTAGTCACGAATGTAGATCATATGATTCAAGATAAATTTGAAGTGTTTTTACAAACACACTATCCGACACATCAACTCTTTGCTGAGGAAAAGAATAATGATTTAATAGATGCAAAACATGGCGATGTATGGATAATGGATCCAATCGATGGTACAGCGAATCTTGTAAAACAACAGACAGATTATTGCATTATCTTAAGCTATTTTTCAGAGGGTGAAGCACAGTTGTCTTATATCTATGACTACCCTCGCAAAGTGCTTTATAAAGCGATTAAAGATGTAGGTGCTTTTGAAAATGAAGTGCCGATGCCAATGGTTGTCGAGCGCGATATTAAAGATTTAATTTTATCTTATAATATTTATGTTTTAAATGAAACAACATTGAACGATTTGAAAGAAGCTGCTTTCAGTTATCGTTTGATTGGTTCATGTGGTTTAGATTCAGTGAGAGTTATTAAAGGACAATTTGGTGCACATATTAATACAAACTCTAAGCCTTGGGATATTTCAGCTCAATTCTTGTTTGCTGAAGAATTAGGTTTGAAAATGACTAATTTAGATGGAGGCCCTATTGATTTTTCAAAAGCAGGCCCATTTATTATCAGTAATCCAGGTTGTCATGAAGCAGTTTTAAATATTTTAAATGAAAAAGGCGGATATCAAGCTGATTTCATTAATAAGACTTAA
- a CDS encoding formate/nitrite transporter family protein, whose product MNEKNIRWDKVFYGRQWVKDVVSTIRTKDVLQATFMRRYLLRAMMAGFIISIISVFVLAIKASLIDHTNAGIVNIVGAIAFSFALVLILFTNSELLTSNFMYFTVGMYYRVIKPWRVFKIFMLCFLGNILGALVFFLILRMSDSMTPDMMKQLSEVIHHKTMTASFLQLLAKGIFANFFINISLVIAMQIDDILAKMFVMMFGVAVFAFMGYEHVVYNACLFIGGIVYNVDVLHFWPAVLNIIAAFIGNYIGGGLIIGLFYAFLNDHHQFEKE is encoded by the coding sequence ATGAATGAAAAGAATATTCGTTGGGATAAAGTTTTTTATGGACGTCAGTGGGTTAAAGACGTCGTTTCAACAATTCGTACGAAAGATGTACTGCAAGCTACATTTATGCGCCGTTATTTACTTCGTGCGATGATGGCCGGTTTTATTATTAGTATTATTTCAGTCTTTGTACTCGCAATCAAAGCAAGCTTAATCGATCATACTAATGCGGGAATCGTAAATATTGTCGGCGCGATTGCCTTCAGTTTTGCGTTGGTGCTGATTTTATTTACAAACTCTGAGTTGTTAACCAGCAACTTTATGTATTTTACAGTAGGAATGTATTATCGTGTTATCAAACCTTGGCGGGTATTCAAAATATTTATGCTGTGTTTCCTAGGTAACATATTAGGCGCATTGGTTTTCTTCTTAATATTGCGTATGAGTGATAGTATGACTCCTGATATGATGAAACAGCTTTCTGAAGTGATTCATCATAAAACAATGACTGCAAGTTTCTTGCAATTGTTAGCTAAAGGTATTTTTGCCAACTTCTTTATTAATATCTCATTAGTAATTGCGATGCAGATTGATGATATTTTAGCTAAAATGTTTGTCATGATGTTCGGTGTAGCCGTATTCGCATTTATGGGTTACGAACACGTAGTTTATAATGCGTGTCTATTTATCGGCGGTATTGTCTATAATGTTGATGTTTTACATTTCTGGCCTGCTGTGCTCAATATTATCGCTGCATTTATTGGTAACTATATTGGTGGCGGTCTGATTATTGGTCTATTTTATGCTTTCTTAAATGATCATCATCAATTCGAAAAAGAATGA
- a CDS encoding Na+/H+ antiporter NhaC family protein, translating into MAEEKKKGNAWALIPLIVFVGLFLGVGIITGDFTKMPLNIAITIAVVVALLMNRKQKFADKVEVFTKGAGHSNIILMVLIFVLAGAFSKVTEDMGGVKSTVNLGLSLIPGNLLIIGLFVICMFVSISMGTSVGTVAAIAPVGFGISQATDIPSALAMATVVGGAMFGDNLSMISDTTIAAVRTQNTRMSDKFKVNFRIVLPGAIISMIILGVLTHSATISSSKDYDFDLVKVIPYLLVLILALIGINVIIVLIGGTILSGIIGLLDGSFNWIKFLKAASEGMIGMEDIAIIALMIGGLIGLIQHYGGITWLLNFVRSRVKSRRGAEIGIASLVSAADISTANNTISILMAGPLAKNIADEYDIDPRKSASILDIFGSCFQGLLPYSPQVIAAAGVAGISPFMLMPYSIYPIILGVSGLVAIVFNLPRLNKKKDKKAA; encoded by the coding sequence ATGGCTGAAGAGAAAAAGAAAGGTAATGCTTGGGCACTGATTCCTTTGATAGTATTTGTCGGTTTATTTTTAGGGGTCGGTATTATCACAGGTGATTTTACTAAAATGCCGTTGAATATTGCGATTACGATTGCAGTGGTTGTAGCATTACTTATGAATCGCAAACAAAAATTTGCAGATAAAGTTGAAGTTTTTACTAAGGGTGCAGGACATTCTAATATTATTTTAATGGTTCTCATCTTCGTGTTAGCAGGTGCCTTTTCTAAGGTGACTGAAGATATGGGCGGAGTAAAATCAACGGTTAATCTTGGTTTATCACTCATTCCAGGAAACTTGTTGATTATCGGTTTATTTGTCATTTGTATGTTTGTGTCTATTTCCATGGGGACATCAGTAGGTACAGTTGCTGCGATTGCACCTGTAGGATTTGGAATTAGTCAGGCTACTGATATTCCATCTGCGCTTGCAATGGCGACAGTAGTAGGCGGAGCGATGTTCGGTGATAATCTGTCCATGATTTCTGATACAACGATTGCTGCTGTTCGTACACAAAATACACGTATGAGCGACAAGTTTAAAGTGAACTTCCGGATTGTATTGCCTGGAGCGATTATATCGATGATTATTTTAGGTGTATTGACCCACAGTGCAACAATCAGCAGTTCGAAAGATTATGATTTTGATCTTGTAAAAGTAATTCCATATTTATTAGTATTGATTTTGGCACTTATTGGCATCAACGTCATCATTGTATTGATCGGAGGCACAATACTTTCAGGTATTATTGGACTGTTAGACGGTTCATTTAACTGGATAAAATTCTTAAAAGCAGCCTCTGAAGGTATGATTGGTATGGAAGACATTGCGATTATCGCATTAATGATTGGCGGTTTAATTGGATTAATTCAACATTATGGCGGTATTACATGGCTGTTGAATTTTGTTAGAAGCCGGGTAAAATCTAGACGCGGTGCAGAAATTGGGATTGCAAGTTTAGTCAGTGCAGCAGATATTTCTACTGCTAATAATACAATTTCAATTTTGATGGCAGGTCCATTGGCTAAAAATATTGCTGATGAATATGATATCGATCCTAGAAAATCAGCTAGTATTTTAGACATTTTCGGTAGCTGTTTCCAAGGATTATTACCTTATAGTCCTCAAGTTATTGCAGCAGCAGGTGTAGCAGGTATTTCTCCATTTATGTTGATGCCTTATTCGATATATCCAATTATACTTGGTGTGAGTGGCTTAGTAGCAATTGTTTTCAATTTGCCACGATTGAATAAAAAGAAAGATAAAAAAGCAGCATAA
- a CDS encoding (4Fe-4S)-binding protein, translating into MIKTYTSENIDVSFDPNRCIHAAECVNNLNQVFDTKKRPWIDPEKAEADDIARVVELCPSGALEYDRKDGKPNEHHEQTEISIADDNKIIIKGDFTLNNNGKTMHLNRAILKGGQNVKETPFYSLND; encoded by the coding sequence ATGATAAAAACTTATACTAGTGAGAATATTGATGTTTCTTTTGACCCTAATCGATGTATTCATGCCGCAGAATGTGTAAACAATTTAAATCAAGTATTCGATACCAAAAAACGTCCATGGATTGATCCAGAAAAGGCAGAAGCAGACGACATTGCACGCGTAGTAGAGTTATGTCCAAGTGGTGCTTTAGAATATGACAGAAAAGATGGAAAACCTAACGAACATCATGAGCAAACCGAAATCTCGATTGCTGATGACAATAAAATCATTATTAAAGGCGATTTCACTTTAAATAACAATGGTAAAACAATGCATTTAAATCGTGCTATCCTAAAAGGCGGCCAAAATGTTAAAGAAACCCCTTTTTATTCATTAAATGACTAA
- a CDS encoding amino acid permease, protein MEETQLQRGLSSRQIQMIALGGTIGVGLFMGATSTIKWTGPSVIFAYLIVGLFLFLVMRAMGEMVYLHPTTGSFANFASDYIHPVAGYLTAWSNIFQWVVVGMSEVIAVGEYMRYWFPNLPEWIPGIIVIVLLAGANLVSVKAFGEFEFWFAMIKIVTIILMIIAGFGLIFFGLGNGGHAIGLSNLWSHGGFMPNGWVGFFFALSIVVGSYQGVELIGITAGETKDPQKNIKKAVNGVIWRILIFYIGAIFVIVTVYPWDQLGNIGSPFTQTFAKVGITFAAGLINFVVLTAAMSGCNSGIFSASRMIYTLAQHKQLPKVFLKVMKNGVPVYPVLAMAIGIFVGVILNIVLPMFIKGADSIFVYVYSASILPGMIPWFMILISHIRFRRLHPEEVQGHPFTMPGGVGASYLTIAFLLLVLVGMLFNKETVVSVVIGLLFLAFMTAFYFVRGYDRLPDKDQHLK, encoded by the coding sequence ATGGAAGAAACTCAATTGCAACGGGGATTAAGTTCTAGACAGATTCAAATGATTGCACTGGGCGGCACAATCGGTGTTGGTTTGTTTATGGGTGCGACAAGTACAATTAAATGGACAGGCCCGTCAGTTATTTTTGCTTATCTAATCGTAGGTTTATTTTTATTTTTAGTAATGCGTGCCATGGGAGAAATGGTTTATTTACATCCGACAACAGGTTCATTTGCGAACTTTGCAAGTGATTATATTCATCCAGTTGCGGGTTATTTAACAGCTTGGAGTAATATATTCCAATGGGTTGTTGTAGGTATGAGTGAAGTTATTGCAGTCGGAGAATACATGAGATATTGGTTCCCGAACTTACCAGAATGGATTCCTGGTATTATTGTTATTGTTTTATTAGCAGGAGCAAACTTAGTGTCGGTTAAGGCATTTGGTGAATTTGAATTCTGGTTTGCAATGATTAAAATTGTGACTATTATTTTAATGATTATTGCTGGTTTCGGTCTAATCTTCTTCGGATTAGGCAACGGTGGACATGCAATTGGTCTTTCAAACTTATGGTCGCATGGTGGATTTATGCCAAACGGCTGGGTTGGATTCTTCTTTGCGTTATCTATTGTAGTTGGTTCATATCAAGGTGTAGAACTGATAGGTATTACAGCAGGGGAAACAAAAGATCCTCAAAAGAATATTAAAAAAGCAGTTAACGGTGTTATCTGGCGTATTTTGATTTTCTATATTGGTGCAATTTTTGTAATCGTAACAGTATATCCTTGGGATCAATTAGGCAATATCGGTAGTCCGTTTACACAAACATTTGCAAAAGTAGGTATTACATTCGCAGCTGGTTTAATCAACTTTGTAGTTTTAACTGCTGCAATGTCAGGTTGTAACTCAGGTATCTTTAGTGCGAGCCGTATGATTTATACATTAGCGCAGCATAAACAATTACCGAAAGTTTTCTTGAAAGTTATGAAAAATGGTGTGCCAGTTTATCCAGTATTAGCAATGGCAATCGGTATCTTTGTAGGTGTTATCTTAAATATCGTTTTACCAATGTTTATCAAAGGCGCTGACAGCATTTTCGTATATGTATACAGTGCATCTATTTTACCAGGTATGATTCCTTGGTTTATGATTTTAATCAGTCATATTCGTTTCCGCAGATTGCATCCTGAAGAAGTTCAAGGACATCCTTTTACAATGCCAGGCGGCGTTGGTGCAAGTTATTTAACAATTGCCTTCTTATTATTAGTATTAGTAGGTATGTTATTTAATAAAGAAACAGTTGTATCAGTTGTCATCGGTTTACTCTTCTTAGCATTTATGACAGCATTCTATTTTGTTAGAGGTTATGATAGACTGCCAGACAAAGATCAACATTTAAAATAA
- a CDS encoding SRPBCC family protein: MARYNIENDVVVISLERLMRINPELIYQAWTDADIMRRWFMTSNRSNKSIDLIPEEGRRYEIVDERNGKINKITGVYQELEAPNRIVMTIGMPELSDKEDTIEVEIFEREPGSDITQMNFRYTAVVPKERRWTTLEYKQQKKEYHDSTAHGFENMFVKLQDILTEMQKEQEEF; encoded by the coding sequence GTGGCAAGATATAACATAGAAAATGATGTGGTAGTTATTTCTTTGGAACGATTAATGCGTATCAATCCTGAATTGATTTATCAAGCATGGACAGATGCGGATATTATGAGACGTTGGTTTATGACATCGAATCGATCAAATAAATCTATAGATCTCATTCCAGAAGAAGGCAGACGTTATGAAATCGTTGATGAACGAAATGGCAAAATCAATAAAATTACAGGTGTTTATCAAGAATTAGAAGCACCGAATCGTATTGTGATGACAATCGGAATGCCTGAGCTTAGTGATAAAGAAGATACTATTGAAGTTGAAATCTTTGAGCGTGAACCAGGTTCTGATATTACACAAATGAATTTCCGATATACTGCTGTTGTTCCGAAAGAACGACGCTGGACAACGTTGGAATATAAACAACAAAAAAAAGAATATCATGATTCAACTGCACATGGATTTGAAAATATGTTTGTGAAATTACAAGATATTTTGACAGAGATGCAGAAGGAACAAGAAGAATTTTAA